A region from the Triticum urartu cultivar G1812 chromosome 1, Tu2.1, whole genome shotgun sequence genome encodes:
- the LOC125526910 gene encoding uncharacterized protein LOC125526910: MASCCCPIIAWFVSFLLVFPVLVSSATAGNGSTFGEEQLGLRRMKARLARVREASVKTIQSPDGDVIDCVPSHLQPAFDHPRLRGQKPEDEPAARPGNAGAVADDEEEVLPQTWRSSGEWCPKGTIPVRRATEGDLLRASSVRRFGMKPRSAAARRDSTSNGHEHAVGYVSGGQFYGAKASLNVWPAHVSSPAEFSLSQIWVISGSFGNDLNTIEAGWQVSPELYGDNSPRFFTYWTNDAYQETGCYNLHCAGFVQTNGRVVIGAAITPVSAYGGRQFDITLMIWKDPKKGNWWLQLGPSGALVGYWPSSLFTHLGARGRGGADMVQFGGEAVNTRPSGSHTPTQMGSGRFPGEGYGRAAYFRNVQVVDWDNNLIPAAGLRLLADHPGCYDIAGGQGGAWGSYFYYGGPGRNVRCP, translated from the exons ATGGCTTCTTGCTGCTGCCCAATCATTGCCTGGTTCGTCTCTTTCCTCCTCGTCTTCCCCGTCCTCGTCTCCTCCGCGACGGCGGGCAATGGCAGCACATTCGGGGAGGAGCAGCTCGGGCTCCGGCGGATGAAGGCCCGGCTCGCCAGGGTCAGGGAAGCCTCTGTCAAGACGATCCAG AGCCCCGACGGCGACGTCATAGACTGCGTGCCCTCTCACCTGCAGCCCGCGTTCGATCATCCCAGGCTGAGAGGCCAGAAACCAGAG GACGAACCTGCGGCGCGGCCAGGGAATGCCGGCGCCGTGgcagacgacgaggaggaggtcTTGCCGCAGACGTGGAGGAGCTCCGGCGAGTGGTGCCCCAAGGGGACGATACCGGTTAGGCGGGCGACGGAGGGCGACCTGCTCAGGGCCAGCTCCGTCCGGAGGTTCGGGATGAAGCCCCGGAGTGCCGCGGCACGGCGGGACTCCACCAGCAACGGCCATGAG CACGCGGTGGGGTACGTGAGCGGCGGGCAGTTCTACGGCGCCAAGGCGAGCCTGAACGTGTGGCCGGCGCACGTGTCGTCGCCGGCGGAGTTCAGCCTGTCCCAGATCTGGGTCATCTCCGGCTCCTTCGGCAACGACCTCAACACCATCGAGGCCGGCTGGCAGGTCAGCCCTGAGCTGTACGGGGACAACAGCCCCAGGTTCTTCACCTACTGGACC AACGACGCGTACCAGGAGACGGGGTGCTACAACCTGCACTGCGCGGGGTTCGTGCAGACCAACGGCCGGGTGGTGATCGGCGCCGCCATCACGCCGGTGTCGGCCTACGGCGGCCGGCAGTTCGACATCACGCTCATGATCTGGAAGGACCCCAAGAAGGGCAACTGGTGGCTGCAGCTGGGCCCGTCGGGCGCGCTCGTGGGCTACTGGCCGTCCTCCCTCTTCACCCACCTGGGCGCGCGCGGCCGCGGCGGCGCCGACATGGTGCAGTTCGGCGGCGAGGCGGTCAACACGCGGCCGTCCGGGTCGCACACGCCCACGCAGATGGGCAGCGGCCGGTTCCCCGGCGAAGGGTACGGCCGCGCGGCCTACTTCCGGAACGTGCAGGTCGTGGACTGGGACAACAACCTCATCCCGGCGGCCGGGCTACGGCTCCTCGCCGACCACCCGGGGTGCTACGACATCGCCGGCGGCCAGGGCGGCGCGTGGGGCAGCTACTTCTACTACGGCGGGCCTGGCAGGAACGTCCGGTGCCCCTAG